The Cottoperca gobio chromosome 6, fCotGob3.1, whole genome shotgun sequence genome has a segment encoding these proteins:
- the tbc1d2b gene encoding TBC1 domain family member 2B isoform X2: protein MHEEEDGSEGDSCTTSRSLASRSVDVAEVEGAKEQPSKLCGYLNKLSGKGPLRGYKLRWFVYDPRKCYLYYFKTPQDALPLGHIEIGDACFSYDVEVEEGQFEIRTTGKEFLLKAPNRQVMHYWLQQLQQKRWEYSNTRGSGQRDSWSSPTLAYPPTGLVGKDDALVFDKLSDSMEKVRSDFAMETETDGGGMVGIQSARGPSAASTNPLNFSLKNFGTELRNSMSYLRPGRGADSKRSVFYTNSNNSAEDWELVDASSKDFPEHKPHADTHRPRPRKPLLRDMMGSGRFGRNAETRSAENSPVEFNGSKPLEMQLRLQSQQEDLRRMQQEQAKLREELASQKELVRLLQQTLRTSQCDRQPVHRPAPAPDSSASSDQTQGSAVTHEEIAQSEALLQERDGQIQSLCGHMEHLALEKESLQQELKGLKIKVGEINDQLGMLMETIQAKDEVIIKLSQQSSEQCGNPNDGSPPPNKDQQEVDILKDSLQGFKSQNKFLNKEILELTVLRRNAESREKTLEAKYTALQAMLCQVESKYLVLLQEVKNPVCSSSEQSPAREVISRLLEDALQAESSDQHDHHIFKPNTVSEYDTFGFKTVPEEEEEEEKLDAKMRALELKSLSMTDQEVSVGVKWENFLAGTINRDLVRSPELKALFRCGVPHEHRSQVWRWCVSFHVKKFRDHLAPDYYETLLNVARDKPNPASKQIELDLLRTLPNNKHYSSPSAGGILKLRNVLMAFSWRNPDIGYCQGLNRLAAIALLYLDQEDAFWSLIAIVEVFMPRDYYTKTLLGSQVDQRVFKDLISEKLPRLHVHFEQNKVDFSLITFNWFLVVFVDSVVSDILFKIWDAFLYEGPKIIFRFALALFKYKEEEFLKLEDSTAIFKYLRYFTRTILDSRKLMNIAFGDMNPFPMRQIQNRRSFHLEKVRLELTELEAIRQTFLKERETSQDRRSFVSDDEEDN, encoded by the exons ATGCACGAAGAGGAGGATGGCAGCGAAGGAGACTCCTGCACAACCTCGCGGAGTCTGGCCTCCAGGTCTGTGGATGTGGCCGAGGTCGAGGGAGCGAAGGAGCAGCCCTCCAAACTGTGCGGCTACTTAAACAAACTATCCGGCAAGGGGCCTCTGAGAGGGTACAAGCTGAGGTGGTTCGTGTACGATCCGAGgaaatgttatttgtattacttCAAGACTCCCCAAGATGCCTTGCCGCTCGGGCACATCGAGATAGGCGATGCTTGCTTCAGCTACGATGTGGAGGTGGAAGAGGGTCAGTTTGAGATCCGCACGACCGGGAAGGAGTTTCTCCTGAAG gCTCCCAATAGGCAGGTGATGCATTACTGGCTCCAGCAGTTACAGCAGAAACGTTGGGAGTACAGCAACACTAGAGGCTCCGGTCAGCGAGACAGCTGGAGTTCCCCAACCCTGGCCTACCCTCCCACCGGCCTCGTAGGCAAAGATG ATGCGCTTGTCTTTGATAAGCTAAGTGACAGCATGGAGAAGGTCCGCAGCGACTTTGCCatggagacagaaacagatgGCGGGGGAATGGTGGGGATCCAGTCAGCCAGAGGGCCTTCTGCTGCGTCCACAAACCCCCTCAACTTCTCCCTCAAAAACTTCGGTACAGAACTCCG GAACTCCATGTCTTATCTGCGGCCGGGGAGAGGAGCTGACAGCAAACGCAGTGTGTTTTAtaccaacagcaacaacagcgcAGAGGACTGGGAGCTGGTGGATGCTTCATCCAAGGACTTCCCTGAACATAAAcctcatgcagacacacacagac CGCGGCCTAGGAAGCCTTTGCTTCGAGACATGATGGGCTCTGGGAGGTTTGGGCGCAACGCTGAGACGCGCAGTGCAGAGAACTCCCCGGTGGAGTTTAACGGCAGCAAACCGTTGGAGATGCAGCTTCGCCTCCAGAGCCAACAGGAAGACCTACGCCGCATGCAGCAGGAACAGGCCAAACTCAGAGAAGAGCTGGCCAGTCAGAAG GAGCTGGTGAGACTTCTGCAGCAGACTCTGAGAACCTCCCAGTGCGATAGGCAGCCAGTGCACCGTCCAGCTCCGGCTCCAGATTCATCTGCGTCTTCAGACCAGACTCAAGGTTCGGCAGTAACCCACGAAGAGATCGCCCAGTCGGAGGCTCTACTTCAGGAAAGGGATGGACAGATCCAGTCCCTGTGTGGCCACATGGAGCACCTCGCCTTGGAGAAGGAGAGTCTGCAACAAGAGCTGAAGGGCCTGAAGATAAAGGTTGGGGAGATAAACGACCAGCTGGGGATGCTGATGGAGACCATTCAGGCCAAGGATGAAGTCATCATCAAGCTGTCGCAGCAGAGCTCCGAGCAGTGCGGCAATCCAAACGACGGTTCTCCGCCTCCCAACAAAGACCAGCAGGAGGTGGACATCCTCAAG GACAGCCTTCAAGGCTTCAAATCCCAGAACAAGTTCCTGAACAAGGAGATCCTGGAGCTGACAGTATTACGCAGAAACGCAGAGAGTAGAGAAAAGACTTTAGAAGCAAAG TATACGGCCCTGCAGGCCATGTTGTGTCAGGTGGAGAGCAAGTATCTGGTGCTGCTTCAAGAAGTGAAGAACCCGGTGTGCTCGTCTTCAGAGCAGAGCCCAGCCCGAGAGGTCATCTCCAGATTATTAGAGGACGCGCTGCAGGCAGAGAGCTCCGACCAGCATGATCACCATATCTTTAAACCAAACACGGTCAG TGAGTATGACACGTTTGGCTTCAAGACTGtccctgaggaggaggaagaggaggagaagctggaTGCGAAGATGAGAGCTCTGGAGCTGAAGTCCCTATCCATGACGGATCAGGAAGTGTCCGTCGGGGTGAAGTGGGAGAACTTTCTGGCCGGCACCATAAACAGAGATCTGGTGCGCTCCCCTGAGCTCAAGGCCCTGTTTCGATGTGGCGTGCCCCACGAGCACCGCTCGCAGGTGTGGCGCTGGtgtgtctccttccatgtcaaGAAGTTCCGGGACCATCTGGCGCCCGACTACTATGAGACCTTACTAAATGTGGCCCGGGACAAGCCCAACCCGGCCTCGAAGCAGATCGAGCTGGACTTGCTGCGTACTTTGCCCAACAACAAGCACTATTCTTCCCCGAGTGCAGGCGGCATCCTGAAACTCAGGAACGTCCTGATGGCTTTCTCCTGGAGGAATCCAGATATCGGCTACTGCCAGGGACTAAACAG GCTGGCAGCCATTGCCTTGCTCTATCTGGACCAAGAGGACGCCTTCTGGAGCCTTATAGCCATTGTGGAGGTCTTCATGCCAAGAGACTATTACACAAAGACTCTGCTTGGCTCACAG GTTGACCAGCGCGTGTTCAAGGACCTGATAAGTGAGAAGCTCCCGCGGCTTCACGTCCACTTTGAGCAGAACAAGGTAGACTTCTCCCTCATCACCTTCAACTGGTTCCTGGTGGTGTTTGTGGACAGTGTGGTGAGCGACATCCTCTTCAAGATCTGGGATGCCTTTCTATATGAAGGTCCAAAG ATCATATTCCGCTTCGCCCTCGCTCTCTTCAAGTACAAAGAGGAAGAGTTTTTGAAGCTGGAGGATTCCACAGCTATCTTCAAATATCTCAGATACTTCACACGCACAATCCTGGATTCAAG gaAGTTGATGAACATCGCTTTCGGTGACATGAACCCGTTTCCCATGCGGCAAATCCAGAACCGCCGTTCCTTCCATCTCGAGAAGGTCCGTCTTGAGCTGACCGAGCTGGAGGCGATCAGACAGACCTTCctcaaggagagagagacgagtcAGGACAGACGGAGCTTCGTCAGCGACGATGAGGAGGATAACTGA
- the tbc1d2b gene encoding TBC1 domain family member 2B isoform X1 produces MHEEEDGSEGDSCTTSRSLASRSVDVAEVEGAKEQPSKLCGYLNKLSGKGPLRGYKLRWFVYDPRKCYLYYFKTPQDALPLGHIEIGDACFSYDVEVEEGQFEIRTTGKEFLLKAPNRQVMHYWLQQLQQKRWEYSNTRGSGQRDSWSSPTLAYPPTGLVGKDDALVFDKLSDSMEKVRSDFAMETETDGGGMVGIQSARGPSAASTNPLNFSLKNFGTELRNSMSYLRPGRGADSKRSVFYTNSNNSAEDWELVDASSKDFPEHKPHADTHRHSFGSTFTFDFVRNSARPRKPLLRDMMGSGRFGRNAETRSAENSPVEFNGSKPLEMQLRLQSQQEDLRRMQQEQAKLREELASQKELVRLLQQTLRTSQCDRQPVHRPAPAPDSSASSDQTQGSAVTHEEIAQSEALLQERDGQIQSLCGHMEHLALEKESLQQELKGLKIKVGEINDQLGMLMETIQAKDEVIIKLSQQSSEQCGNPNDGSPPPNKDQQEVDILKDSLQGFKSQNKFLNKEILELTVLRRNAESREKTLEAKYTALQAMLCQVESKYLVLLQEVKNPVCSSSEQSPAREVISRLLEDALQAESSDQHDHHIFKPNTVSEYDTFGFKTVPEEEEEEEKLDAKMRALELKSLSMTDQEVSVGVKWENFLAGTINRDLVRSPELKALFRCGVPHEHRSQVWRWCVSFHVKKFRDHLAPDYYETLLNVARDKPNPASKQIELDLLRTLPNNKHYSSPSAGGILKLRNVLMAFSWRNPDIGYCQGLNRLAAIALLYLDQEDAFWSLIAIVEVFMPRDYYTKTLLGSQVDQRVFKDLISEKLPRLHVHFEQNKVDFSLITFNWFLVVFVDSVVSDILFKIWDAFLYEGPKIIFRFALALFKYKEEEFLKLEDSTAIFKYLRYFTRTILDSRKLMNIAFGDMNPFPMRQIQNRRSFHLEKVRLELTELEAIRQTFLKERETSQDRRSFVSDDEEDN; encoded by the exons ATGCACGAAGAGGAGGATGGCAGCGAAGGAGACTCCTGCACAACCTCGCGGAGTCTGGCCTCCAGGTCTGTGGATGTGGCCGAGGTCGAGGGAGCGAAGGAGCAGCCCTCCAAACTGTGCGGCTACTTAAACAAACTATCCGGCAAGGGGCCTCTGAGAGGGTACAAGCTGAGGTGGTTCGTGTACGATCCGAGgaaatgttatttgtattacttCAAGACTCCCCAAGATGCCTTGCCGCTCGGGCACATCGAGATAGGCGATGCTTGCTTCAGCTACGATGTGGAGGTGGAAGAGGGTCAGTTTGAGATCCGCACGACCGGGAAGGAGTTTCTCCTGAAG gCTCCCAATAGGCAGGTGATGCATTACTGGCTCCAGCAGTTACAGCAGAAACGTTGGGAGTACAGCAACACTAGAGGCTCCGGTCAGCGAGACAGCTGGAGTTCCCCAACCCTGGCCTACCCTCCCACCGGCCTCGTAGGCAAAGATG ATGCGCTTGTCTTTGATAAGCTAAGTGACAGCATGGAGAAGGTCCGCAGCGACTTTGCCatggagacagaaacagatgGCGGGGGAATGGTGGGGATCCAGTCAGCCAGAGGGCCTTCTGCTGCGTCCACAAACCCCCTCAACTTCTCCCTCAAAAACTTCGGTACAGAACTCCG GAACTCCATGTCTTATCTGCGGCCGGGGAGAGGAGCTGACAGCAAACGCAGTGTGTTTTAtaccaacagcaacaacagcgcAGAGGACTGGGAGCTGGTGGATGCTTCATCCAAGGACTTCCCTGAACATAAAcctcatgcagacacacacagac ATTCTTTTGGATCAACGTTTACTTTCGATTTTGTGCGCAACTCAGCGCGGCCTAGGAAGCCTTTGCTTCGAGACATGATGGGCTCTGGGAGGTTTGGGCGCAACGCTGAGACGCGCAGTGCAGAGAACTCCCCGGTGGAGTTTAACGGCAGCAAACCGTTGGAGATGCAGCTTCGCCTCCAGAGCCAACAGGAAGACCTACGCCGCATGCAGCAGGAACAGGCCAAACTCAGAGAAGAGCTGGCCAGTCAGAAG GAGCTGGTGAGACTTCTGCAGCAGACTCTGAGAACCTCCCAGTGCGATAGGCAGCCAGTGCACCGTCCAGCTCCGGCTCCAGATTCATCTGCGTCTTCAGACCAGACTCAAGGTTCGGCAGTAACCCACGAAGAGATCGCCCAGTCGGAGGCTCTACTTCAGGAAAGGGATGGACAGATCCAGTCCCTGTGTGGCCACATGGAGCACCTCGCCTTGGAGAAGGAGAGTCTGCAACAAGAGCTGAAGGGCCTGAAGATAAAGGTTGGGGAGATAAACGACCAGCTGGGGATGCTGATGGAGACCATTCAGGCCAAGGATGAAGTCATCATCAAGCTGTCGCAGCAGAGCTCCGAGCAGTGCGGCAATCCAAACGACGGTTCTCCGCCTCCCAACAAAGACCAGCAGGAGGTGGACATCCTCAAG GACAGCCTTCAAGGCTTCAAATCCCAGAACAAGTTCCTGAACAAGGAGATCCTGGAGCTGACAGTATTACGCAGAAACGCAGAGAGTAGAGAAAAGACTTTAGAAGCAAAG TATACGGCCCTGCAGGCCATGTTGTGTCAGGTGGAGAGCAAGTATCTGGTGCTGCTTCAAGAAGTGAAGAACCCGGTGTGCTCGTCTTCAGAGCAGAGCCCAGCCCGAGAGGTCATCTCCAGATTATTAGAGGACGCGCTGCAGGCAGAGAGCTCCGACCAGCATGATCACCATATCTTTAAACCAAACACGGTCAG TGAGTATGACACGTTTGGCTTCAAGACTGtccctgaggaggaggaagaggaggagaagctggaTGCGAAGATGAGAGCTCTGGAGCTGAAGTCCCTATCCATGACGGATCAGGAAGTGTCCGTCGGGGTGAAGTGGGAGAACTTTCTGGCCGGCACCATAAACAGAGATCTGGTGCGCTCCCCTGAGCTCAAGGCCCTGTTTCGATGTGGCGTGCCCCACGAGCACCGCTCGCAGGTGTGGCGCTGGtgtgtctccttccatgtcaaGAAGTTCCGGGACCATCTGGCGCCCGACTACTATGAGACCTTACTAAATGTGGCCCGGGACAAGCCCAACCCGGCCTCGAAGCAGATCGAGCTGGACTTGCTGCGTACTTTGCCCAACAACAAGCACTATTCTTCCCCGAGTGCAGGCGGCATCCTGAAACTCAGGAACGTCCTGATGGCTTTCTCCTGGAGGAATCCAGATATCGGCTACTGCCAGGGACTAAACAG GCTGGCAGCCATTGCCTTGCTCTATCTGGACCAAGAGGACGCCTTCTGGAGCCTTATAGCCATTGTGGAGGTCTTCATGCCAAGAGACTATTACACAAAGACTCTGCTTGGCTCACAG GTTGACCAGCGCGTGTTCAAGGACCTGATAAGTGAGAAGCTCCCGCGGCTTCACGTCCACTTTGAGCAGAACAAGGTAGACTTCTCCCTCATCACCTTCAACTGGTTCCTGGTGGTGTTTGTGGACAGTGTGGTGAGCGACATCCTCTTCAAGATCTGGGATGCCTTTCTATATGAAGGTCCAAAG ATCATATTCCGCTTCGCCCTCGCTCTCTTCAAGTACAAAGAGGAAGAGTTTTTGAAGCTGGAGGATTCCACAGCTATCTTCAAATATCTCAGATACTTCACACGCACAATCCTGGATTCAAG gaAGTTGATGAACATCGCTTTCGGTGACATGAACCCGTTTCCCATGCGGCAAATCCAGAACCGCCGTTCCTTCCATCTCGAGAAGGTCCGTCTTGAGCTGACCGAGCTGGAGGCGATCAGACAGACCTTCctcaaggagagagagacgagtcAGGACAGACGGAGCTTCGTCAGCGACGATGAGGAGGATAACTGA
- the cib2 gene encoding calcium and integrin-binding family member 2 isoform X1 — protein sequence MGNKQTIFTDEQLDAYQDCTFFTRKEILRLHGRYHELAPHLVPMDYTNDPVCTVPLALIVNMPELKENPFCGRIVESFSEDGMGNLSFNEFVDMFSVLSEMAPRELKAIYAFKIYDFNVDNYLCKEDLEKTLNRLTKEELTPEEVQLVCEKAIEEADLDGDSKLSYADFENMITRAPDFLSTFHIRI from the exons ATGGGTAATAAGCAAACAATATTTACCGACGAGCAACTTGATGCATACCAG GACTGTACGTTTTTCACCCGAAAAGAAATTCTGCG GTTGCACGGCAGATATCATGAATTGGCTCCACATCTAGTACCAATGGACTACACCAATGATCCTGTTTGTACAGTGCCTTTAGCCTTAATAGTCAACATGCCAGAGTTAAAG GAAAACCCGTTCTGCGGCAGGATCGTAGAGTCGTTCTCAGAGGACGGGATGGGGAATCTCAGCTTCAATGAATTTGTGGACATGTTCTCAGTCCTCAGTGAAATGGCACCAAGAGAACTCAAGGCCATATATGCCTTCAAAATATACG ATTTCAATGTGGATAATTACCTGTGCAAAGAGGACCTGGAAAAGACTCTAAATAGGCTGACGAAGGAGGAGTTGACTCCTGAAGAGGTGCAGCTGGTGTGTGAGAAAGCCATCGAGGAGGCGGATTTAGACGGAGACAGTAAACTCTCCTATGCTGACTTTGAAAATATGATTACTAGGGCTCCTGACTTTTTAAG TACCTTCCATATACGAATCTGA
- the cib2 gene encoding calcium and integrin-binding family member 2 isoform X3, with protein sequence MDYTNDPVCTVPLALIVNMPELKENPFCGRIVESFSEDGMGNLSFNEFVDMFSVLSEMAPRELKAIYAFKIYDFNVDNYLCKEDLEKTLNRLTKEELTPEEVQLVCEKAIEEADLDGDSKLSYADFENMITRAPDFLSTFHIRI encoded by the exons ATGGACTACACCAATGATCCTGTTTGTACAGTGCCTTTAGCCTTAATAGTCAACATGCCAGAGTTAAAG GAAAACCCGTTCTGCGGCAGGATCGTAGAGTCGTTCTCAGAGGACGGGATGGGGAATCTCAGCTTCAATGAATTTGTGGACATGTTCTCAGTCCTCAGTGAAATGGCACCAAGAGAACTCAAGGCCATATATGCCTTCAAAATATACG ATTTCAATGTGGATAATTACCTGTGCAAAGAGGACCTGGAAAAGACTCTAAATAGGCTGACGAAGGAGGAGTTGACTCCTGAAGAGGTGCAGCTGGTGTGTGAGAAAGCCATCGAGGAGGCGGATTTAGACGGAGACAGTAAACTCTCCTATGCTGACTTTGAAAATATGATTACTAGGGCTCCTGACTTTTTAAG TACCTTCCATATACGAATCTGA
- the LOC115009998 gene encoding SH2 domain-containing protein 7-like has protein sequence MFAEMTPGSNHTLARKGIERNCCVLYRQQKPRPEKNCHISGSRTKDQRHTRSPCLRNCLTFCFKDRARMAQREASGDSHVEGTEGRHKELCSMWFIDTQVPLIVHNGFFPTWFLGFITRQEAEEILREKELGCFLIRLSDKAIGYILSYKSRNRCRHFVINQSESGQFVVCGDTEGHHSVSDLIEYYKTSSIQPFGEYLTSSCFEGLNKELYDIIQVSSKEKPVGAVKNTRKPQVDLISEQPPARPPKSNRTLEEVPPLPRRSRHFDSGPLIDPERVLYAQFKKQSPREIPRFQPLCQENVDTPWRAGRSTTQDQNISRCSSPSRPESVYSELDLLETKSRSLPLLNNSSDGEQSYRLSAPPHTPPRLSPKPVRQATCCGPLPEGTDSSSRASSSHSQEYMSDSVVYHLAGRPGSPYTTSSGTRSSASEQHSNSVYAEVSNKATVVQFPHTYEQIAGHEDTDAPKPNSNTYEPLKDIRPKHNHCSWGLKNNTWQWLFPGSKRKW, from the exons atgtttgctGAAATGACACCAGGTTCAAACCACACACTCGCAAGGAAAG GGAttgaaagaaattgctgtgtaCTGTACAGACAACAGAAACCCAGACCTGAGAAGAACTGCCACATTTCAGGGTCAAGAACAAAGGATCAGAGACATACGAGATCCCCCTGCCTCAGGAACTGTCTGACGTTTTGCTTCAAG GACCGGGCGAGGATGGCGCAAAGGGAAGCATCAGGGGATTCTCATGTTGAAGGGACCGAAGGAAGACACAAGGAACTGTGTTCAATGTGGTTCATAGACACTCAAGTGCCACTCATCGTCCACAACGGCTTCTTCCCCACTTGGTTCCTGGGCTTCATCACAAGACA GGAGGCTGAAGAAATACTCAGAGAAAAGGAGCTGGGCTGTTTCCTGATCCGTCTCAGTGATAAGGCCATCGGATACATACTGTCCTATAA AAGCAGGAATCGGTGTCGACATTTTGTGATAAACCAAAGTGAATCAGGACAGTTTGTAGTTTGTGGAGACACTGAAGGACACCACTCGGTCTCTGATCTCATAGAATACTACAAGACGAGCTCCATTCAGCCGTTTGGAGAGTACCTGACATCTTCGTGTTTTGAG GGGCTGAATAAAGAGTTGTATGATATCATCCAGGTTAGCTCTAAAGAAAAGCCTGTTGGAGCTGTGAAGAACACGCGAAAACCACAGGTTGACTTGATCTCTGAGCAGCCGCCTGCACGGCCACCAAAGAGCAACAGGACACTAGAG GAAGTTCCACCTTTGCCTCGGAGGAGCAGGCACTTCGATAGTGGACCCCTGATTGACCCGGAAAGGGTTTTGTATGCTCAGTTTAAAAAGCAATCACCCAGGGAGATACCAAGATTCCAACCCCTCTGTCAGGAAAATGTAGATACTCCGTGGAGAGCTGGAAGATCCACAACCCAGGATCAGAACATAAGCAGGTGTAGTTCTCCGTCTAGACCAGAGTCTGTTTACTCTGAGCTCGACCTGCTGGAAACCAAAAGCAGGTCTCTACCGCTTCTGAACAACAGCTCTGACGGAGAGCAGTCTTACAGGCTGAGTGCACCCCCCCACACGCCACCAAGACTTTCCCCTAAGCCCGTCAGACAAGCCACTTGCTGTGGCCCACTGCCAGAGGGGACAGACTCGAGCAGCAGAGCAAGCAGCAGCCACAGCCAGGAATACATGAGTGACAGCGTCGTCTATCACCTGGCTGGCAGGCCCGGGAGCCCATACACTACATCGTCAGGGACCAGATCATCAGCATCAGAGCAGCACAGTAATTCAGTGTACGCTGAGGTCTCCAATAAAGCCACCGTTGTCCAATTCCCCCATACTTATGAGCAGATTGCTGGCCACGAGGACACAGATGCACCTAAACCCAACAGCAACACTTACGAGCCTCTGAAGGACATCAGACCGAAACACAACCACTGCTCCTGGGGGCTAAAA AATAATACATGGCAATGGCTGTTCCCTGGGTCCAAGAGGAAATGGTGA
- the cib2 gene encoding calcium and integrin-binding family member 2 isoform X2: MCLSECFVEDDCTFFTRKEILRLHGRYHELAPHLVPMDYTNDPVCTVPLALIVNMPELKENPFCGRIVESFSEDGMGNLSFNEFVDMFSVLSEMAPRELKAIYAFKIYDFNVDNYLCKEDLEKTLNRLTKEELTPEEVQLVCEKAIEEADLDGDSKLSYADFENMITRAPDFLSTFHIRI, encoded by the exons ATGTGTCTTTCCGAGTGTTTTGTAGAAGAT GACTGTACGTTTTTCACCCGAAAAGAAATTCTGCG GTTGCACGGCAGATATCATGAATTGGCTCCACATCTAGTACCAATGGACTACACCAATGATCCTGTTTGTACAGTGCCTTTAGCCTTAATAGTCAACATGCCAGAGTTAAAG GAAAACCCGTTCTGCGGCAGGATCGTAGAGTCGTTCTCAGAGGACGGGATGGGGAATCTCAGCTTCAATGAATTTGTGGACATGTTCTCAGTCCTCAGTGAAATGGCACCAAGAGAACTCAAGGCCATATATGCCTTCAAAATATACG ATTTCAATGTGGATAATTACCTGTGCAAAGAGGACCTGGAAAAGACTCTAAATAGGCTGACGAAGGAGGAGTTGACTCCTGAAGAGGTGCAGCTGGTGTGTGAGAAAGCCATCGAGGAGGCGGATTTAGACGGAGACAGTAAACTCTCCTATGCTGACTTTGAAAATATGATTACTAGGGCTCCTGACTTTTTAAG TACCTTCCATATACGAATCTGA